Sequence from the Panicum virgatum strain AP13 chromosome 5N, P.virgatum_v5, whole genome shotgun sequence genome:
ATTACAGCTCTATAACCACAAGCCATTTTGGCAAATTGTGGGCTAGAAATCGTCTGTAGTACTAATAACTGACGAATGATACTTGCCACTAAACTAATCAAATGCTGGTGCTGGCTGTGAAATACAGCCAAGGTTGATATTTTAGTTACTGAGATTTGGCCTTTGCCTTTGCATACAGAATGGTTGTGACTATTACCATGCAACAGCACAAAACAAGCATTAAAGCTTGGTCTAATCTAGCAACAAGAATAAAAATGCTGAAACTCAACAACTTCTCTAGCTATATCAGTTCATTAGCATAACAGAGAAAAATTGATGGGAGCCTAGAGCTCAGACAATACCAAACCGACTtaaccaaaaataaataaatggagCAAAAGATACACTAAAATCAAGATTTATATCAGTAAGAAATATCCTTGAATACCTGAAGCTGAGTTGATATCTATATGTCAGCTTCTAACAAATAAGTGGTTGACTGCCTGTTTGCTAAATATTAAAGatacactcaaacaaataaaagacagcCAATGCAAAATTTAGCATGTATACTACCTTTGGTTGAATGAGATCattttttttgtagaaacaaTTTTTCCCAGAAGCTTCTAACATTTCCTTCAATAGCACCCCTCGGCAGTAGTTTGCTCACCTTTCCTTCTCAAAACTTGGCATTGATGTCCAGCTGCAATTGTGCTTCCTCCCTGCTCGTCCCTTGAACTTTATAGGTCCCTGTTGAATGGTTAAAACGAAGAGTCTTAATTCTCTTTCCTGTCAGAAAAACTACATCAATGCATCAAGAATGGAAAAGCCACTGCTAACTAAATCATGGTCAAAATCTCATGTACCTAAATCAGCAGTGCAGATGTAAGTAAATATGCTTATAACTAGCAAACTGCATATATTCCAAAACAATGATAGGATTGTGAATCAGTAATTATACCTAATGTTATGGCAAGTGCTTGAACTGTATGGGGAAAAAATCAGATCTCAGCATTTACATAGAAATAGCATGTTCAGTGCAAATATTTACATACTAAGCATCTAGGCACAACACAGCGGTGAAGTGTTCCTCACCTTTTGTTGGTTCTAGCAATTTCAGGGATCATCTCCATCTacctcctcatcttcatcttcagcgTTTTCATTGCCATTATCACTAAAATATTCCATCACACTGTCATCTTCCGCCTCCTCTGCATCTACAGAAATGTTGGCTCCCTTCTTGTTTCTTATAAGTTCATGTAAACGACCATCAATTCTAGTATATTCGCCATCCTGATTATTGACCTCAACCTCATCACCATCACCTTGCTGCACTTCGCCATCAGCCTCACCTTGCTGCACTATATGAGAACAGCAGTCTTCTTGGTAAATAAGGTCACTTTTTTCAGGCACATTATACACGTCCCTATGCTCAAATTTCTGCACTACTCGCCAATTCTTTCCCAAAGCCGTGTCTTCCATGTAGAATACCTTTTTGGATTGAGTTGCCAAAATGTAAGGGTCAGACTTGTACCACAATGACTGAATGTTAATGGATTTGAAATGTCCATCATCTCTGATGCCTGTTGTCTTGCCTACTACTTGATTGTACCAATCACATCCAAAGAGAACCACAGACCGAGTGGCTGGTGCAGTGGCGTTATACTGCAGCTCAATAATCTCATTAAGGACACCATAAAAATCAATTTCAGCATCACCATGAGTACCTGGAGTCATTACACCACTGTTCTGAGTCTGCAAGTATTTCTCACGGTGCACTGTGTTATACCTGACTCCATTGACAATGCAAGCAGACCAAAACCCCACTCGAAGATCAGGAAAACAAGACAAAGCATACAATCCATCAGTAACCTCTTCTGGACGATCTGTGCGCTTCTTGGCGATCTGGGTTCAAACAAAGAATACAAGTACTGCAGGACACTTACATGGCTCCTAAACCAGTTAGGAAAACCATTTTCAAGCCTTTTTTCAACATCATGTGGCCCTTCTTGCAATAACTCTGCCCTGTAGATGCTGTCCAGAAAAGCATAACCATCAGCAAAGCTTCACTTGCAATTCAGGATAAgacaattttgcaaataaataaaaacgATACTTACTCCACATATGGCTCAGCTTCTGTACAATTGTTTAGAACATACCAAACTAGTCTGAAATACATCTTATCATCGATGTATGTCCTCCTGTCGGCTCCTACGAGTTTGACACCATGCTTAAAAATTTTAGGGTCACTATCTAATGGTTCATCTACATTGATGGCATCATTACTGTTGAATTTGGTGTCGACATCCGCCATATACCTCGAACAAAATGTCAAGGTGTCACTTGCGCCATAGGCCTCCGCAATTGATCCTTCAGGCCTCGCCCTATTACTCACAAAATTCTTCAAAGTACCCAATCTCCTCTCTATTGGGTACATCCATCCATACTGAACAGGGCCTCTAAGCAATGCCTCATCAGGTAGATGCACAGCTAGGTGCACCATGACATCAAAAAAGGCTGGAGGGAAAATTTTCTCAAGCTTGCAAAGGATAACTGGGATTTTCTCCTTTAGTCCTTTCACAACATCTATCTTCAGATTTCTACTACACAATTCTCTGAAAAAGTCCCCAAGCTCCGCAATTGCTTCATACACATCTTTCCTCACCAATCCTCTTAATCCAGCAGGCATGATCTTTTGCAGTAGTACATGGCAACAATGAGTTTTCAGCCGCCCCTACAACTTGGTACCATCTGCACTTATGAATCTGCCTAGGTTGACGGCATAACCATGTGGAAACTTCACACCTTTGAGGAACTTGCAGAATCTAGTTCTATTTTCCTTGTTTAATACATAGAAAGCCTCTGGCATCCTACACCCATCTCCATCCTCTCGCAAGTGAAATTCGTGTCTAATGCCCATATCATACAAATCCAACCTTGCATTTTCGGTGTCCTTGTTCTTGCCCTCAATTTTGAGTAATATGCCAAGGAGGGCATCACAAATGTTCTTCTCTATGTGCATAACATCGAGATTGTGTGGCAGCAACAAGTCCTTCCAATATGGTAGCTTCCACAACCCAACTTTGCGACTCCAAATTTTGGGGCTGCTTTTCTCCCCACGCTTCCTTTTCCTGGGTGCTGGTGCGGGATGCTTTCCTGGCCTCACATCTTTCACCTTCTCTAGTTCCGCTTGAACCTCTTTACTACTGAATTTGCCCGGCGCATCCCTGGTTTCACGACGGCCATCAAAAGCCAAGCTTTTCCACCACTCATGATCCTTTGGAAGAAAACGACGATGGCCAATGTAAGCAATCTTACCCCTCAGTGCCTGTGGCAAAGGATTTTTGTCACAGTGGTTACATGCATAATAACCTTTTGTGGTTCTCCCCGACAAGGTGCTCAAGGCTGGATAATCATGTATGCACCACAACACAGCGGCACGAAGATCAAACTTTTTACCACTAACAGCATCAGAAGTGGACACTCCtttccaaagagcaagcaattCTTCAATTAGAGGCTCGAGAAACAAGTCAAAATCTTTTCCAGGAGATGATGGACCCGGGATGAGCAAAGACATAAAACAGTTGGCTGAATTGACACATTCCCATGGTGGTAGGTTCATAGGTGTCACAAGCACTGGCCACATGCTATATTGAGTGCTCATGTTGCCAAAAGGGTTGAAACCATCTGTAGCTAGGGAAAGCCTCAAGTTCCTTGCATCCGCTGCAAAAGATTGATAATTCCTATCAAAGTCCTTCCATGCCTCCCCATCTGCTGGATGGCTCATTTCATTGGCGACTGGCTTCCTATCCACCTTGTGCCACTGGGCCTCCTCAGCAGTTCGTTTCATGGCAAACATCCTCTTCAGTCTTGGTATAAGTTGAAAGTGCCTCAAGACCTTATGAGGAACCCGCCTACCACTCTCACCACCTTCCCATCTAGATTCATCACAAACTGGGCACGCTTCTAGGTTGGCATAATCCGTGTCAAACACCTCAGACTTACGAAACAAAACACAATTGTTCTTGCACACATGGATTGATTCATATGCAATGCCCAATTCACGAAGATACTTCTTCGCCTCATCATACGACTTTGGAAATTGACACTGAGGGAATGCATCGGACAATAACTTCAACAATGCAGTAAAAAAGTTATTGCCAAGTCGATAGCGAGACTTCATATAGAGAAGTCTCACTAGAAAGGAGAATCTAGAATGCGCTGATCCCGGGCAAAGTGACCGCTTGGCATCGGCAAGAACTTTGGAAAAACTTGGAGTCCCTCCATCTTCCTCTACTGCTGTGTACAAATTTGATATCATCTCTGTGACTCCGTGATCATCATCTTGGTCATCAGCTTGGTCATGATCTTGGTCATCCTCCACCATCATCATATTCATCATGCTGCACCTCCTCCTCTCTGAACTCAGCAAATTGGCCATCTGGAGACTCTCCATGATGAACCCAACGAGTGTACAAAAGTGACATTCCAAAGATGTGTATATGGTCATTCACTTCATGCTGAGGCCGTAAAGCTTGATTAAGACATTTGCGGCAGGGACAATGTATCTCGCTGTCTGCAGGGAACTGACCTCTAACAAATTCCATGAACTGTTCCACTCTGTCCATGTAGGCAGGTGTGAAACGTCTCCCATGAATCCAACTTCGATCCATCTGTTTTAGCATACATGTGCAAAATCAGAGGCAAAATACTATAATGGAACCTCAAATACAACTTAACAGAAAATGATTTACTAATTAACATACTGAAAAAATAGTAACTGGTCATATCATTTGGGCCCCTAAATCCTTACTGGATGAATGCACATCATTACCAGAAGTGACACTAGTCTAATCTACCGAACCCTAGAATCTTGAAACAGCACAGTAACAGCATACACTACCAGCACAACGAGAAAAGGAAAAAGCTTGAGATATTTGGTCAAAGAAGtcaccttgccgccgccgtcaaccggGGAAGCCGCCGCGGGGACACTGCCGTGCTGCCGCCGCTGTGCGCCCGCCGGGGATGCCGCTGTGCtccctccgccatgcgccgGCGGCACTACCGTGGTCCCGCCACCGTTTGCCAGGGACAATGCCCGTGCGCCGGGGACAACGCCGCGgatccgccgccgtgcgccgtggACGCCGCCACTGTGCGCCCGACTCGACCCGCAAGATTCGATTTGTGTCTGTAGGGTTCGATGGCGCAGTGGAAGAACATATGgaaaccattcgctaattaaacaaataaaaaatataagtcTCCTTTCACAAGAACGTTCGATGGTGTAGTGGTAATGCTTTCTCTTGGCTTCCGTCCGGTACGCGGTTCGAATCCTGGGAAACGCAGGTTTTTTGCCGATTAAACCTGGGAACGTTCGATGGCCGCGCGAGGCTGATGTTGCTGGGCCGCGCGAGGCTGCTCGGACGTAGTGCTGTGCCGCGTGTGTTATACTCAGTTGAGTGGAACCGGGATCGTAGGGACCGACGTTGACGTGGAGTGCCACCTGGTCGTGGGACCGTGCCGGAGTAGAGGGCCCGCGTGGACACGGGACCCGCCGGTTCTGTCAAGTGGGACCCACGTTGCCACGTGGACAAGATGGGACCCGCCGGTTCTGTCAGGCGGGACCACGGTTGCTGTAGAATGCCACCTGGCAGTGGGACCGGGCTGAGGTGATGGGGTCCACGTCGCCATGTGGTCATGGACCCACCACGGTGATGGGTCCGTGCCACGTGGCAGTGGGACCGGGCTGGGGTGGTGGGGTCCGTGCCACGTGGCGGTGGGCCACTGCGTCATGTGACCCAGGTGGTGGGGTCCGTGTCACCACGTGGACATAGTACCATGATCTGCATGTGGGACCCACGGTCTCAACCACACTTACATGTGGGACTAAATCGCTGTTGTACCATGGCCTTTATTGTTTTGTGACGAACAGGTTGTTGTTTTGTGACGCCCATTTTTGTTCGTCGTTGTCTCCCCACGTTCAGCAGTGGCATGATGCATCTATGACGAATCGTTTGTGCCTTCTATGACGCTCGTCttcattttgtcattattttcAAGCGGGTTGGCTGCGTCACTCGTCATCTGTGACGAAGTAATAAATTTCGTCATTGAAAATAATGTTCAATGACGAATTGCAGAAACATCACTTTCAATACGTCATAGAAAAGCACATTTGTACTAGTGCACTTTGCAGGACAGTTAGGTGAGTCGTCACAGACTTTCATTTACTTATCTTGTTTGTGCTTCACGTAAcctaggcgtctcccgttcgaaagagATACGGTTCGAAATATGCAGCTCTTTGCATATATGGAACCGTATGTGTTTCGAATTGTCCCCGTTTTTGGGACAGTCCGAGGATGTGTTGATGTGGTTACTTTCCATGCTCTACTACGATTCGAGATAGAGTATCAGTATCATCTCTCTGTTGTTCtctggatacacaatctccctgttgggacgtgtatttggagaacagcggggaggtgctgccgaaattctgtctcGGATAGTAGTAGAGTATT
This genomic interval carries:
- the LOC120674756 gene encoding uncharacterized protein LOC120674756, coding for MPAGLRGLVRKDVYEAIAELGDFFRELCSRNLKIDVVKGLKEKIPVILCKLEKIFPPAFFDVMVHLAVHLPDEALLRGPVQYGWMYPIERRLGTLKNFVSNRARPEGSIAEAYGASDTLTFCSRYMADVDTKFNSNDAINVDEPLDSDPKIFKHGVKLVGADRRTYIDDKMYFRLVWYVLNNCTEAEPYVDIYRAELLQEGPHDVEKRLENGFPNWFRSHIAKKRTDRPEEVTDGLYALSCFPDLRVGFWSACIVNGVRYNTVHREKYLQTQNSGVMTPGTHGDAEIDFYGVLNEIIELQYNATAPATRSVVLFGCDWYNQVVGKTTGIRDDGHFKSINIQSLWYKSDPYILATQSKKVFYMEDTALGKNWRVVQKFEHRDVYNVPEKSDLIYQEDCCSHIVQQGEADGEVQQGDGDEVEVNNQDGEYTRIDGRLHELIRNKKGANISVDAEEAEDDSVMEYFSDNGNENAEDEDEEVDGDDP